One segment of Yersinia kristensenii DNA contains the following:
- the stbD gene encoding fimbrial usher protein StbD: MMLLIGLFSTSAWSACTRITAQNQLSAGDGTASAWSGSLDDNNGSLGLPGVIDLSTAANFQPDGTLLAAATSDFTTFALNTGYDPDRVLFRCAAADVDQLFEMYATNGDSTYAGMNEDGAIAGNVPSGYATYVRNVVIRLTNLSTGEYYSRFWKGRRLTDLDTDSTGRILVKAKNFSNLYTELFRIDYVRSGTNNVASYSYAYTQPNGYIAFKGPGISGPVEGTDSASNWPGWYTTWPASIGLRGYINFQRTTICSVTNFTPTVILPRISVAELNNGASSSAEFSVDFQCQTGISSGVNAGAVAMGFLVPAANAAKAQTLGLMNGSGGISHLVSDNYGAAGMANGVGIRIYRNNTPIYLLSKNVTQTGNNGGWYGIFQGAQEITGTVSGGNSYTENFRAELSKISGQTVTAGAVNAHAQVVIRVQ, from the coding sequence ATGATGCTACTCATCGGGCTATTTAGCACCTCGGCATGGTCAGCTTGTACCCGGATTACGGCACAAAATCAGTTGAGTGCCGGTGATGGCACCGCCAGTGCCTGGTCGGGTTCTCTGGATGACAATAATGGATCGCTCGGCTTACCCGGTGTGATTGATCTCAGTACCGCCGCCAATTTTCAACCCGACGGAACATTATTAGCCGCAGCAACCTCCGATTTTACCACTTTTGCGCTAAATACCGGTTATGACCCTGATCGGGTGCTGTTCCGCTGTGCCGCAGCTGATGTTGACCAACTGTTTGAAATGTATGCTACTAACGGAGACAGTACCTATGCTGGCATGAATGAAGACGGAGCCATTGCGGGTAATGTTCCCTCTGGCTATGCCACCTATGTGCGTAATGTTGTTATCCGGCTGACAAATTTATCTACAGGTGAGTATTACTCTCGCTTCTGGAAAGGCCGCCGCTTAACCGATCTTGATACCGACAGTACCGGCCGTATTTTAGTCAAAGCTAAGAATTTCAGTAATCTATATACCGAGCTGTTTCGTATTGATTATGTCCGTAGCGGTACCAACAACGTCGCATCTTATTCCTATGCGTATACTCAGCCAAATGGCTATATCGCCTTTAAAGGGCCGGGTATCAGTGGCCCTGTTGAGGGCACTGACTCGGCATCGAATTGGCCCGGCTGGTATACAACCTGGCCTGCCTCTATTGGTTTACGCGGTTATATTAATTTCCAGCGAACCACTATTTGTTCTGTGACCAACTTTACCCCAACGGTAATATTGCCGCGAATTTCTGTGGCGGAATTGAATAATGGCGCGAGCAGTTCGGCTGAATTTAGTGTGGATTTCCAGTGCCAGACCGGTATTTCCTCCGGCGTCAATGCCGGTGCAGTGGCTATGGGCTTTCTGGTACCCGCTGCAAATGCCGCCAAAGCCCAAACATTAGGGTTAATGAATGGCAGCGGTGGTATTAGTCATTTGGTTTCGGATAATTATGGCGCAGCCGGAATGGCCAATGGCGTTGGGATCCGTATCTACCGTAACAACACCCCGATTTATCTGTTATCAAAGAATGTGACTCAAACCGGTAATAACGGCGGCTGGTATGGCATCTTCCAAGGCGCTCAAGAAATCACCGGCACAGTGAGTGGTGGTAATAGTTACACTGAGAATTTTCGGGCTGAGTTAAGTAAAATCAGCGGGCAAACTGTGACGGCAGGAGCGGTGAATGCGCATGCGCAAGTGGTTATCCGGGTTCAATAA
- a CDS encoding fimbrial biogenesis chaperone: protein MRMRKWLSGFNNLRFKRRISGLLLLLIMVCSVPAMASVVAERTRIIFSEGNTEESLQLVNSNSYPVAVQVWVDDGDLMATPEKAISPVLVLPPLFRLQPQAQRSLRLILSGASKLPLDRESAFWLNVYEIPPKATAKTDDESSVTLALRMQYKVFYRPKNLPAPGDAVSKALTFALERNDNSAVVRVDNPTPYYASLSALTLGSAEGLPDMVAPFSKLDFPLNRLPLAGSKTVDFVLVDDLGNRQAFSRELK, encoded by the coding sequence ATGCGCATGCGCAAGTGGTTATCCGGGTTCAATAATCTGCGATTCAAACGCAGAATCAGTGGGTTGCTATTATTACTGATCATGGTCTGTAGTGTGCCGGCCATGGCAAGTGTCGTGGCAGAAAGAACACGCATTATCTTCAGTGAGGGCAACACAGAAGAATCACTGCAACTGGTCAACAGTAATAGCTACCCGGTGGCTGTACAGGTGTGGGTAGATGATGGCGATTTGATGGCAACACCGGAGAAAGCCATTTCCCCAGTATTAGTGTTGCCGCCATTGTTTCGCTTACAACCACAAGCCCAACGTAGCCTGCGTTTGATTTTATCGGGTGCCAGTAAATTACCGTTGGATAGAGAATCTGCATTCTGGCTCAATGTTTACGAAATCCCGCCCAAAGCGACGGCTAAAACTGATGATGAATCTTCCGTTACACTGGCTTTGCGCATGCAATACAAAGTATTTTATCGCCCGAAAAACTTGCCCGCGCCGGGGGATGCGGTCAGCAAAGCATTAACTTTTGCCTTAGAACGTAACGACAATAGCGCCGTGGTGAGAGTTGATAACCCGACACCTTATTATGCCTCACTCTCCGCCCTCACATTAGGTAGCGCTGAAGGATTACCCGATATGGTCGCCCCCTTCTCTAAGCTGGATTTTCCACTCAACCGTTTACCCCTCGCGGGCAGTAAAACTGTTGATTTTGTCTTAGTCGATGATTTAGGTAATCGTCAGGCTTTTAGCCGTGAGCTAAAATAA